In Cicer arietinum cultivar CDC Frontier isolate Library 1 chromosome 1, Cicar.CDCFrontier_v2.0, whole genome shotgun sequence, one DNA window encodes the following:
- the LOC101495039 gene encoding cell wall / vacuolar inhibitor of fructosidase 1-like, whose protein sequence is MNRSFSSFAIHILLLISIPFTSSQTDENNNLIDQICKKTPFYDLCTSILNSNPLTPKTDLKSVALVMVNNILTNASDTLNYIEGLIKKTSDREMEQALAFCAESYIPVVKYTLPQAADAITQNRFGFASYCVSDAVKEVNSCNKKFLGSVTLLSPLGDRNGIVQKLVDVASAIIKQLLKG, encoded by the coding sequence ATGAATAGAAGCTTTTCATCTTTTGCCATTCACATTCTTCTCTTAATTTCAATTCCCTTCACATCATCTCAAACAGATGAAAACAACAATTTAATAGACCAAATATGCAAAAAAACACCCTTTTACGACCTTTGCACTTCAATCCTAAACTCAAACCCACTAACCCCAAAAACCGATCTCAAAAGTGTAGCACTTGTAATGGTAAACAACATTCTAACAAACGCAAGTGACACATTAAATTACATTGAAGGGTTAATTAAGAAAACCTCAGATCGTGAAATGGAACAAGCTTTGGCTTTTTGTGCTGAGTCATACATCCCAGTTGTTAAATACACCCTCCCTCAAGCTGCTGATGCTATCACACAAAACCGTTTTGGATTTGCAAGTTATTGTGTTTCTGATGCTGTTAAGGAAGTTAATTCTTGTAACAAGAAATTTTTAGGCTCTGTTACTCTTTTGTCACCATTAGGGGATAGAAATGGTATTGTGCAGAAGCTTGTCGATGTTGCTTCTGCTATTATTAAACAACTATTGAAGGGTTGA